TTTTTGGGCCAATTCCAAAAGAAGCTCCTTCATTCCTTCATGTAAAGATTTTCCCTTTAATGCAACAGGCCTCAAGTGAAGCAATAACGCCCTCATCTCAAGCTGGGATTGATGGATCATTTCTTCCACTACCTTGAATTGTTTCATTTCCGCTTTTTCCATATCGGATTGTGACTCGGTGATGGCCGACATGAACATCGAAGCGGCAAACAATTGCTGGCTCACCGAATCATGCAGCTCCCGCGCCAAACGGTTTCGTTCCTGGGAAACGATTTCCTGAATCTGTTTCTCCTGATCTATGGCCTTTTCATTCGCCATTTTTTGTGATAATTTTGTCTGCTCATTGATTTGCTTATGGATCAGTTGCATCCGTTCCGCCATTTTAGCCATCTCTTGGACAGGATACGTCTCCTCTTGCGAAGGTAAGCGGCCCTGTTCAAGCAAATGCAGCCCTTCATCCACCCTTTCGAGCTGCCTCTTCCAAAACATTCCCGAAACGACTCCATAAATCAGCCCTACCGTCATGACCAGACTTGGCAGGAATATGACGAAGGGTAAGCCCATGACCACTTTCTCCCACAATAAGCTCCAGTCTGATAAAGGAAAGATGAAGAAAACCGCAGCCGGCAAGGCAAGGGACAGAACGAAAGCAACACCAAGGGCAGTCAATATCTGCCGTGCCAGTATACTCATATCCGCTTCACCTCTAAATCCCCAACTAAGATTGAAGTGATGATATGGACCTTGTGATCCGTTTCATTGAACCCTTCCGTTTGGTAGGAATAAATTTGATTAAAGACCCTGGATTCAGGCTTATTTTCAAAAATCCGCGCCCTGCCTGCAATGACAGAATGATGGACCCTGATTTCGACGCCATATGGGACGAGAACAGTGATATTGCCAATGATATTCCTGATGGAAATGACAGCGTCGCCTTTCGGTAAAATCGTTTTGCTTAAATCGATAACCGTATCACCGATCCCGCCCTGAACATTCACGGAATTCCATTCATATACATGCTCGGCCGTCTGTTGATGACCGAAAAACTTATTTTTAAACAGGTAATTGATTTTTAGCAATCGTTCCTTATTGATCTTTTCTTCGTCAGAATCGTCATTGGTTAAAATGGGACTGACCCAATCAGGATTCTTTTTGGACTGATAATATAAAAACAAAAGATAAATGAGGATCGCCATTAGGAAAAATTTAAAGACGAACATATTCAAGACATTGATGATAAGGGAAATCAACCCTATAAAAAATAGGATTTTCCCGATGGTCCGTTTTGTGAATTTCCTGCCTACATAGATGCATCCTATTGAAAAAGCGAGGGGAAAAAGGAGACCCCCTCCCTTAAATGCAATCTCTAAAAAAATCAGGACGACTCCGATGAGAAGTATCCATCCCATATAATCCGTCTTCATCTTGTTCAACATCGGTTCGCCTCCCCTGTATATGATCATGATATTCTTAAAAGGCACAGGAACCCGTGCCTTTTAAGAATACCATGAAATTATCATGTTCTGACAGCCTGTTTTCCCCCGCCCTCCATTCCAAAAGGTCAGGGGATAACAGCGATGCCATAAAAAACCTTTACGCTTCTTTTTGTTCCAATTCTTTTTCAAGCTGGACAATCCTGGCATCGATCGTATGCCGATTATAATCAGTATGGACCTGGTGCTCGATGCGATCGATATAATGCTCCATTTCTTCAAACATCGCTACCGGTTTGGCTTCGGATCTGCCCCCATCCAAAACCCGATTGATCCGGTTGTTTGCCCGGGCAATATTTTCCCTGCCCATGAGCTCCAGACGCTGCAGATGCATATCCTTCAGTTTATGCTTCATTTCTTCATATTTCCGCTCCAGTTCAGCCAACTGAACCTCTGCACTTTTATGCGCCTCCTTCAAGCTTAGCGCTCGCTCTTCATAGTGCAGGCTTTCCTTTACAGCAAACTCCATTAAATCCGTTTCTCCCGACTGCTTGGCAATCTCAGCCTGATGCTTACGTTTTTCAGCCAGATTTTGCGCTTGATTAAATTCACGCACAAACTCTTCTTTCAGAAGATATTGACGTTCAAGCAGCTTACCGACCTTTTCTGTCTCCTGCTCACATTGACGCAAATATTGATTTAACATTCCGATTGGGTTTTTTTGCTCTTTTTTATCCAACAAGTCGTGAAAATCCGCTGAAATCGTTTGTTTCATTCTTGAAAATAAATTACCCATTCTAATTACATCCCTTCTATTAGTTCTTATTCAACTCTTTCCACTCTCTTTCAAAATTTGAGAATGGGTCATTTTCTTTAGATGATGCACTTTCATCATTTTCATTCCATTTTTTATAAACCAGGTAAAGAACATAAGCTGCCACCAGTCCCAATATTGCCGGGATATGGGAAATAGAAACGATCAGCACGATAATGGAGACTGATCCCCACGCAATCTTCGCCCCTGTCGATTCGGACTTCATGAACTGCTTGAATCCAAAGTATAGGATCGTCAAGCAAATCGCCAGGCTGATCAGTGGACCAACGTTCGCCAGTAACAGAAAAAGCGCGATCAGTCCTACAATAAACAAACCAAATTTCTTCATTGTTTTCGTCCTCCTTTCTATGTTTATATCTTATCTATTTTTACAAGTTCGTATAATGAGCCTTAGCTATATTTTCTAGTAAGACTTAAGGCGTAGACGCCGTAAGTCCGATGCTAATGAGGGCGTTTTATTAGTGTGTTTTGGCGGTTTACACGTGAATTTGGGCAGTTTACTTGTGAGTTTTGCTGCTTTACTCGTGAGTTTGGGCAGCTTACTCGTGAGTTTTGCTGTTTTACTCGTGAATTTGGGCAGTTTACTCGTGAATTCTGCTGGTTTACTCGTGAGTTTGGCGTTTACTCGTGAATTCCGCCGCTTTACTCGTAAGTTTTGCGTTTACTCGTGAATTCTGCGGTTTTACTCGTGAGTTTTGCGTTTACTCGTGAATTCTGCGGTTTTACTCGTGAGTTTGGGCAGTTTACTCGTGAGTTTTGCTGTTTTACTCGTAAATTCTGCGGTTTTACTCGTGAGTTCCGCCGCTTTACTCGTGAATTTGGGCAGTTTACTCGTGAGTTCCGCCGCTTTACTCGTGAATTCTGCGGCTTTACTCGTGAATTCCGCCGTTTTACTCGTAAATTCTGCGGTTTTACTCGTGAGTTCCGCCGCTTTACTCGTGAATTTGGGCAGTTTACTCGTGAATTCCGCCGCTTTACTCGTGAGTTTAATGTTTTTGCTCGAAATGCTTAATGTTGTAAAGCCTTGAATAAAAAAAATCTTCCGATATTACCGGAAGATTGGTGAACTGCCATAATCATTACAAATACAAGCCTTCGACGTACACTGAGGTGATGGTTTGAGCAATTTCTTCGACAGAACTTTGATGTTCGTTTCGGACGATTTCCCACAGATACATTTCATTTGTGAAAAACCATCCTCTTGCCACAAGCTCATGGTTTAGTTCAGTTCTTGCCAGTCCATTTTGCTGTGCATAGGCGACGTCCTTTGAAATTCGCTGAATGAACTTCATGCGGATCGCTTTCCATTTATCTGAAATAATGGTTGAGAACCCAATGGCCTGTTCGAAAACTTGCATCATATTGCGTTCAGCTTCAGCCATTTTCAAAAAAGCATTAGCTTGTCTGTTTATGATATGTTTTGCTTCGTCTTTTGATTTTGGAAAGAAAGAGGTTTCGGCAATTTCATAAAATTGCTCCATTACATTTTCCATTAATACAATCAGCAGATCCTCTTTCCCTTTAAAATGAACATAGGCCGTTCCGTATCCGATGTTTGCCCTTTTGATCATTTGGGAAATAAGCGCAGCTTGATAACCTTCTTCAAGAAATGTTTCCTTTGCAGCTTCTAATAACTTTTGCCGTGTCATGATCGAGCGTAAATGCCGCTTATCCCCTACTTTGCCATTCTCCATGCTTATTCCTCCCCTTATCTTCTAGCATAAAGGATTTCCATAAAATAAAAAACATTTGTTGGAAAGGTTGATTCAATGTTTATAATTTTCTGAATTAACTTATTGACACCGTGTCATATTCTTTGGTACGATTCTCCTAGAATTATTTAGAATACTAATATAGGAGGATGATTATGGTTTCTGAATACACATTGGATCACGCTAAACAAATGGATGAGAAAGATACTCTTAAAGGATTTCGAGAAGAGTTTTATTTAAAGCCGGGTTCCATCTATATGGATGGAAATTCATTGGGGCTTCTTTCGAAAAGGGCTGAGCGCACTCTTTTGGAATCTTTGGAAGATTGGAAGGAACATGGAATCGATGGATGGACGCAAGGAAATCACCCATGGTTTTTCATGGCTGAGAAATTGGGAGCGAAGATGGCCCCATTGGTTGGGGCTTCTCCCGAGGAAGTTATCGTAACCGGCTCCACAACTGTAAATCTGCATCAGCTTGTTGCCACTTTTTATAAGCCAGAAGGTACGCGCACAAAAATTTTAGCAGATGAATTAACCTTTCCGACTGATATTTATGCCCTTCAAAGTCAGCTGCGTACACATGGATACGATCCGGAGACAGATCTCATCCGCGTCAAAAGCTCGGATGGCAGATTTCTTGAAGAGGATGACATCATCAAGGCAATGAACGATGACATCGCTTTGATCATCTTGCCTACAGTCCTGTATCGCAGCGGTCAAATATTGGATATGAAACGATTAACTGCTGAAGCTCATAAAAGAGGAATCGTAATCGGATTTGACGGATGTCATTCTATCGGTGCAATTCCGCATTCATTCAGCGAATGGGATGTGGATTTTGCGTATTGGTGCAATTATAAACATTTAAATGGCGGCCCTGGCGGTGTCGGCGGTTTATATGTAAATCGAAAACATTTTGGAACGATGCCTGGATTGGCTGGATGGTTCAGCTCCAAAAAAGATAAACAATTTGATATGGAACATACGTTAACACCAGCTGAATCAGCAGGCGCGTATCAAATCGGCACTCCCCATGTGTTAAGTTGTGCACCTTTGATTGGGTCTTTGGACATTTTTATTGAAGCGGGAATCGAGAATATTCGCGAAAAATCCCTGAAAATCAATCAATATTTAATGGATTTAGTCGAATCCGAATTGGCAGACATGGGATTTTTCATCGGAACTCCTAGAGAAGACAAGCGCCGCGGAGGTCATGTAAGCCTTGAGCATAAAGAAGCTGCACGGATATGCAAGGCATTGAAAGAGAACGGTGTCATTCCCGATTTCCGAGCACCTAACATCATTCGTCTCGCTCCGGTTGCACTATATACTTCCTACGCAGAAGTTTGGGAAGTTGTACAAATACTCAAGAAAATCATGTCAGAAAAACAATATGAAAAATTCAAGAATGAGCGTGAAGTGGTCGCATAACATGGAATTCCGCCAGATGGGGCTCATCCCTCAAATGGTCAGTTAATGTGAGCAGGATAAAATCTTTTTTGATAAAAAGGGGATGAACTATGGAGAACAAAAATACTCAATTGAACTTTAAAGATGAGCCAGAAAAAGGATTAAAACGTGAGCTGGAAACAAATCAGCTTTCCATGATCGCTATGGGCTGCGCCATCGGGACAGGGCTATTCCTTGGCAGCGGGCTTGCCATTCAAGCGGCAGGGCCAAGTGTATTGCTCAGCTATGCACTCGGGGCATTCATTGTTTTACTGTTGATGGGCTGTTTAGCCGAAATGACGGTTGCCCATCCCACTTCCGGATCTTTTGGGGCCATTGCTGAAAAGTACATGACTCCGATGGCTGGCTATCTTGTCCGCTATTCTTATTGGATTGCCAATGTTTTGGCTGTTGGGGTTGAGGTAAGTGCAGTCAGCGTGTATATGAAGTATTGGTTTCCGACCGTGCCGGGAATCGTATGGATTTTAGTGTTTGCAGGTGCACTGATTTATGTAAATGCTACTAGCGTGAATACATTCGCTACATTTGAGTATTGGTTCTCCTTCATTAAAATAAGTGCCATTGTTGGTTTTATCCTTCTTGGATCGTATGTACTATTCGGTTCTTCCGATCAGCCGCATATAGGACCTGAGAACTTTGTAAATGAAGGCGGTTTTTTCCCATTTGGCGGGTGGGGAATGTGGGTGGCCGTATTTATTTCTTTATTCAGCTTTCTTGGAACAGAAATGATAGCGGTTACATCGGGAGAAGCAAAAGATCCGGATGCAGCTGTTCCAAAAGCCTTAAAAGCGACCGTGTTCCGTTTATCCACCTTCTATGTGCTGACAATCGGCATCATGTTGATGATCGTACCGTGGAAAACGGCTGGGATTGAGGAAAGTCCATTCGTCAAAGTAATGGAAATCTTGAACATTCCTGGTGCATCCGGGATCATGAACTTTATTATTTTAACGGCTGCAGTATCTGCCATGAATGCCCAGCTCTATGCTTCAACACGTATGATGTTTTCATTGGCTCGCGGAAAACATGCACCTAGCTTTTTAGGAAAGCTAAACAAAAGGGGCGTTCCGGGAAAAGCACTTGCTGTCTCTACAACCGGGATTTTCATTGCGGCAGGCGTTCATGCGTTACTTCCTGGTTCATCCTATGCATTCATGATGGGGATCTCCATGTTCGGTGCCATGTTCACATGGCTCATGATCTTCATTTCCCATTTGTTTTTCAGGGTTAAATGGGAGAAAACCGGCGGACGCAAATTACCGGTAAGGATGATCGGTTTTCCCTATTTAACGATATTGGGCGCCGTTCTTCTATTCAGCTTAATGATTACAACATGGTTTACAGATTTCAAGATCATGCTTCAATTCGGGATACCTTGGTTACTATTTTTAACTATTGCTTATTTTGTTTCAAAAAGAAGAAATATTAACCATAATGTAATGGAAGAACCTCTGGAAAAGAAGATAGAATAGAATGACGGAATAAATAGTTTTGCATTTGGAAAAGTGAGGAGATTGCGGAATGAAGAATATGGATAACAATGAACAAACAATAACTGGTCTAGAGAAAGAAATTCAAACCGATTTTCAAAAAGCGATGTCTTACGGAGATTATCTCCACCTAGATAAGATTTTAACTAGTCAACATAGATGTTCCGATCATCATGATGAAATGCTATTCATCATTATCCATCAAGCGAGTGAGCTATGGATGAAGCTCATTTTGCATGAGTTGACAGCAGCAACTGAGTCCATCCGCCAAAACAAGTTGGAACCTTCGTTTAAAATGCTGTCGCGCGTTTCGAGGATCCAGCAGCAATTGATCCAGTCCTGGAATGTCCTTTCAACTTTGACGCCGGCTGAATACATGGAGTTCAGGGATAAACTGGGACAATCTTCCGGGTTCCAATCTTATCAGAATCGTTTGATTGAATTTGCATTAGGAAACAAAAATGTCCATACGCTATCAGTCTATCAGCACCAAACAGATTTATACGGGCAAATGCAGCAGGCCCTTCATGAACCAAGTATTTATGACGCGGCGATCAATGCACTTGTGGCGCGCGGATTACCTATTGATCAAGAAGCCACCAGCAGGGATTGGTCACAAAGATATGAACCAAATGCCAGTGTAGAAGAGGCGTGGCTGACAGTTTACCGCGATGTTGAGCAATATTGGGACTTATATGAGCTGGGCGAGAAGTTAGTGGACATTGGCCATCAACAGCAATTATGGCGTTTTAATCATATGACTACAGTGGAAAGAATTATTGGTAATAAACAAGGTACTGGCGGATCATCAGGTGTAACGTATTTAAAAAGAGCGCTCGATCAACACTTTTTCCCGGAACTATGGAGTCTAAGAACGAAGCTATAAGAAGAGATGGAGGTAAGGTGCATGGGGACATGGATTGATATTTCACAACGTCTGGATGAAAACGTTGCAGTTTGGCCTGGAGATACACCTTTTTCATACAAAGTCAATTGGAGTAAAGAAGAAAGTGGATCTGTCAATGTAGGTCAAATCAATATGAGTATCCACACCGGTACCCATATTGATGCTCCTTTTCATTTTGATGACGATGGAAAAAGAGTGATTGATTTGGATCTCGATTTATATATGGGAAGTGCCCGGGTTATCCATTTACCTAACAAAACAAGCATCGGTGTCAATGAATTATCCAGTATAGACCTGCAAGGCGTTACCCGTCTGTTAATTCGGACGGACGCTTGGAAGAATCGGAGTGTGTTTCCACAAACCATTCCTCATATCCAGCCAGAATTAGCGGCATATCTTTCAGAACACGGCGTTCGTCTTATTGGTCTTGATTTACCATCAGTAGATCCCTTGGATAGTAAAGAACTATCTGCACATCATGAACTTGCCGGTCATGGAATTCACATTTTGGAAGGTCTTGTACTAGACGGTATAGGAACGGGTAATTATGAGTTGGCTGCCCTCCCTCTTCCATTAGTTGAAGCAGATGGAAGTCCGGTACGTGCTGTGTTGAAAAAGTTACCCTAACTTATAACAGTGTTGGCAATGAACTAATAAAAAAACGAGCCAGATCAAAAAATGATTTGGCTTGTTTTTTGTTTCATTAAGGCTGTTTTCGCTTACTTTGTTGCTATTTTCCAAGTAAAGCGGTGTGGTTGATTTCCCCTCCAGATGCTCGCTTTCCGCGGGGCGGGCGGTGAGCCTCCACGGCGTATACGCCTGTGGGGTCTCACCTGTCCCGCTGCTCCCGCAGGAGTCTCGCACTTGCGCTCCAATCAACCTTAAATCGTTTCGTTTTAAAACAACAATCTTTACGAAAAGAGCCTTTATTAAACTTTCCCCTCTCATCCATTATCCTGGGAAAATCATGACCATCAAATTTTTCCCCTAAACCAAGTACATCTATGTTATAATTTTCAGAATTCATCACTAAGAGCGGAGGTCCGAATATGGAAAACTTTTATTTGTTCATCATCATGTGCATCCTTCTCATCATCTTACCTGGTCCAGATACAGCAATAGCCACAAGGAATACCGTTACCGTGGGGACGTCGGGAGGTTTTAAAACGATGTTCGGCACATGCTGTGCCCTGCTTATTCATACATCAGCTGCCGTGTTCGGACTTTCAGCAATCATTGTGAAATCCGCTTTACTATTTTCCATCTTCAAATATGTCGGTGCCGTTTACTTGGTATATCTAGGCTTCAAGACCCTATGGGGATTAAGGAATAAACAAGTGGCCGCAGCGGCGGAAATGCCCGTCAAAAGTAAATACGAAAACCAGTCTTGCTTTAAGCAAGGGTTCCTTACCAACCTGCTGAACCCTAAAGTGGCCGTCTTCTTTTTAACATTTCTGCCTCAGTTCG
This sequence is a window from Brevibacillus sp. JNUCC-41. Protein-coding genes within it:
- the kynU gene encoding kynureninase, encoding MVSEYTLDHAKQMDEKDTLKGFREEFYLKPGSIYMDGNSLGLLSKRAERTLLESLEDWKEHGIDGWTQGNHPWFFMAEKLGAKMAPLVGASPEEVIVTGSTTVNLHQLVATFYKPEGTRTKILADELTFPTDIYALQSQLRTHGYDPETDLIRVKSSDGRFLEEDDIIKAMNDDIALIILPTVLYRSGQILDMKRLTAEAHKRGIVIGFDGCHSIGAIPHSFSEWDVDFAYWCNYKHLNGGPGGVGGLYVNRKHFGTMPGLAGWFSSKKDKQFDMEHTLTPAESAGAYQIGTPHVLSCAPLIGSLDIFIEAGIENIREKSLKINQYLMDLVESELADMGFFIGTPREDKRRGGHVSLEHKEAARICKALKENGVIPDFRAPNIIRLAPVALYTSYAEVWEVVQILKKIMSEKQYEKFKNEREVVA
- the kynA gene encoding tryptophan 2,3-dioxygenase, which codes for MDNNEQTITGLEKEIQTDFQKAMSYGDYLHLDKILTSQHRCSDHHDEMLFIIIHQASELWMKLILHELTAATESIRQNKLEPSFKMLSRVSRIQQQLIQSWNVLSTLTPAEYMEFRDKLGQSSGFQSYQNRLIEFALGNKNVHTLSVYQHQTDLYGQMQQALHEPSIYDAAINALVARGLPIDQEATSRDWSQRYEPNASVEEAWLTVYRDVEQYWDLYELGEKLVDIGHQQQLWRFNHMTTVERIIGNKQGTGGSSGVTYLKRALDQHFFPELWSLRTKL
- the kynB gene encoding arylformamidase, whose protein sequence is MGTWIDISQRLDENVAVWPGDTPFSYKVNWSKEESGSVNVGQINMSIHTGTHIDAPFHFDDDGKRVIDLDLDLYMGSARVIHLPNKTSIGVNELSSIDLQGVTRLLIRTDAWKNRSVFPQTIPHIQPELAAYLSEHGVRLIGLDLPSVDPLDSKELSAHHELAGHGIHILEGLVLDGIGTGNYELAALPLPLVEADGSPVRAVLKKLP
- a CDS encoding sensor histidine kinase; protein product: MSILARQILTALGVAFVLSLALPAAVFFIFPLSDWSLLWEKVVMGLPFVIFLPSLVMTVGLIYGVVSGMFWKRQLERVDEGLHLLEQGRLPSQEETYPVQEMAKMAERMQLIHKQINEQTKLSQKMANEKAIDQEKQIQEIVSQERNRLARELHDSVSQQLFAASMFMSAITESQSDMEKAEMKQFKVVEEMIHQSQLEMRALLLHLRPVALKGKSLHEGMKELLLELAQKVTMDINWKMEPVTLDKGIEDHLFRILQESISNTLRHAKANSLEVLLIVRDGMIILRITDDGIGFNVEESKTGSYGLQNMHERAVELGGTMQLVSVPNKGTKLEVKIPLLNAGGDHDD
- a CDS encoding amino acid permease — its product is MENKNTQLNFKDEPEKGLKRELETNQLSMIAMGCAIGTGLFLGSGLAIQAAGPSVLLSYALGAFIVLLLMGCLAEMTVAHPTSGSFGAIAEKYMTPMAGYLVRYSYWIANVLAVGVEVSAVSVYMKYWFPTVPGIVWILVFAGALIYVNATSVNTFATFEYWFSFIKISAIVGFILLGSYVLFGSSDQPHIGPENFVNEGGFFPFGGWGMWVAVFISLFSFLGTEMIAVTSGEAKDPDAAVPKALKATVFRLSTFYVLTIGIMLMIVPWKTAGIEESPFVKVMEILNIPGASGIMNFIILTAAVSAMNAQLYASTRMMFSLARGKHAPSFLGKLNKRGVPGKALAVSTTGIFIAAGVHALLPGSSYAFMMGISMFGAMFTWLMIFISHLFFRVKWEKTGGRKLPVRMIGFPYLTILGAVLLFSLMITTWFTDFKIMLQFGIPWLLFLTIAYFVSKRRNINHNVMEEPLEKKIE
- a CDS encoding LysE family translocator, with the protein product MENFYLFIIMCILLIILPGPDTAIATRNTVTVGTSGGFKTMFGTCCALLIHTSAAVFGLSAIIVKSALLFSIFKYVGAVYLVYLGFKTLWGLRNKQVAAAAEMPVKSKYENQSCFKQGFLTNLLNPKVAVFFLTFLPQFVNPGNDTFLPFLIMGMTYTVLTVLWFVFYIYLLNQISAFMKKPRTQAIFEGITGTALIGFGIKLALEKAHN
- the liaF gene encoding cell wall-active antibiotics response protein LiaF; translation: MLNKMKTDYMGWILLIGVVLIFLEIAFKGGGLLFPLAFSIGCIYVGRKFTKRTIGKILFFIGLISLIINVLNMFVFKFFLMAILIYLLFLYYQSKKNPDWVSPILTNDDSDEEKINKERLLKINYLFKNKFFGHQQTAEHVYEWNSVNVQGGIGDTVIDLSKTILPKGDAVISIRNIIGNITVLVPYGVEIRVHHSVIAGRARIFENKPESRVFNQIYSYQTEGFNETDHKVHIITSILVGDLEVKRI
- a CDS encoding flagellar basal body rod protein; the encoded protein is MKKFGLFIVGLIALFLLLANVGPLISLAICLTILYFGFKQFMKSESTGAKIAWGSVSIIVLIVSISHIPAILGLVAAYVLYLVYKKWNENDESASSKENDPFSNFEREWKELNKN
- a CDS encoding PspA/IM30 family protein, with protein sequence MGNLFSRMKQTISADFHDLLDKKEQKNPIGMLNQYLRQCEQETEKVGKLLERQYLLKEEFVREFNQAQNLAEKRKHQAEIAKQSGETDLMEFAVKESLHYEERALSLKEAHKSAEVQLAELERKYEEMKHKLKDMHLQRLELMGRENIARANNRINRVLDGGRSEAKPVAMFEEMEHYIDRIEHQVHTDYNRHTIDARIVQLEKELEQKEA
- a CDS encoding TetR/AcrR family transcriptional regulator; translation: MENGKVGDKRHLRSIMTRQKLLEAAKETFLEEGYQAALISQMIKRANIGYGTAYVHFKGKEDLLIVLMENVMEQFYEIAETSFFPKSKDEAKHIINRQANAFLKMAEAERNMMQVFEQAIGFSTIISDKWKAIRMKFIQRISKDVAYAQQNGLARTELNHELVARGWFFTNEMYLWEIVRNEHQSSVEEIAQTITSVYVEGLYL